The following are from one region of the Populus trichocarpa isolate Nisqually-1 chromosome 8, P.trichocarpa_v4.1, whole genome shotgun sequence genome:
- the LOC7498184 gene encoding anaphase-promoting complex subunit 2 isoform X5 yields the protein MEESTLSLVSNLEILDTLSADSVQEIVGSYGSFCSATLSLLHGGDASDLFSHVQILCKHGLLSLVRDFFLKSLEEAFERNLASKFWRHFDCYSNVGANYEIELQQVLCIALEEISLEKQYQEKCLLLLVRALLLEGKTDSDVEREYLFSKYQLMVSSVLMASLPRHFPELLHWYFKGRLEELSTIMDGEFNGGDDDASQDKDDMDLDEMGKMLHRNGAMDIDESCLQGKFTENNNLVKNIGKVVRDLRSLGFTSMTEDAYASAIFLLLKAKVHDLAGDDYRASVLGSINEWIKDVPLQFLHALLAYLGETTSYYSPSPGHRSPLASHPSACYPAINAPSEGLVRWHLRLEYFAYETLQDLRISKLFEIIVDYPDSSPAIEDLKQCLDYTGQHSKLVESFISALRYRLLTAGASTNDILHQYVSTIKALRTIDPAGVFLEAVGEPIKDYLRGRKDTIKCIVTMLTDGTGGNPNGSGITGDSLLEELNRDEESQENVGADDDFNTDDKQAWVNAASWVPDPVEADPLKGSRNQRKVDILGMIVGIIGSKDQLVNEYRVMLAEKLLNKSDYDIDSEIRTLELLKIHFGESSMQRCEIMLNDLIDSKRTNHNIKATIKSAQTGSEPAETGASMDILNATILSSNFWPPIQDEALNVPEPVNQLLTDYAKRFHEIKTPRKLLWKKNLGTVKLELQFEDRTLQLSVAPIHAAIIMQFQDQTSWTSNRLATVIGVPVDVLNRRINFWISKKFIMGMLTNFGSMALDRIHNTLKMFCVADPPYDKSLQQLQSFLSGLVSEEKLELRDGMYFLKK from the exons ATGGAAGAATCAACTCTATCATTAGTAAGCAATCTAGAAATTCTAGACACACTCAGCGCTGATTCAGTTCAAGAAATTGTTGGCAGCTATGGCAGTTTCTGTTCCGCCACCCTATCTCTTCTCCACGGAGGCGACGCCTCCGATCTCTTCTCCCACGTTCAAATCCTCTGCAAGCACGGCCTCCTTTCTCTCGTTCGCGATTTCTTTCTCAAGTCACTAGAG GAAGCTTTCGAGAGAAACCTAGCGTCAAAATTTTGGCGgcattttgattgttatagCAATGTAGGAGCTAATTATGAAATTGAGTTGCAGCAAGTTTTGTGCATAGCACTTGAAGAGATTTCGTTAGAGAAACAGTATCAGGAGAAGTGTTTGTTACTGTTAGTTCGTGCTTTATTACTGGAAGGAAAAACTGATTCTGATGTCGAAAGAGAATATCTTTTTTCCAAGTATCAATTGATGGTTTCTTCAGTTCTAATGGCTAGTCTTCCTCGCCATTTTCCTG AACTACTACACTGGTATTTTAAGGGAAGGCTGGAGGAGCTGAGTACAATAATGGATGGAGAGTTtaatggtggtgatgatgatgctTCTCAAGATAAAGATGACATGGATTTAGATGAGATGGGGAAAATGTTACATAGGAATGGTGCGATGGATATTGATGAAAGCTGCCTACAAGGGAAATTTACAGAGAATAACAATTTAGTGAAGAATATTGGAAAGGTTGTACGTGACCTCAGAAGTCTTGGATTCACATCTATGACTGAAGATGCCTATGCTTCAGCCATCTTTTTGCTTCTGAAG GCTAAAGTACATGATCTGGCCGGCGACGATTACAGGGCTTCAGTTTTGGGCTCCATTAATGAGTGGATCAAG GATGTGCCTCTCCAATTCTTGCATGCACTCCTTGCTTATCTTGGTGAGACTACTAGCTATTATAGCCCTTCACCAGGTCACAGGTCACCTCTTGCTTCTCACCCTTCAGCTTGTTATCCTGCAATTAATGCTCCCTCTGAAGGACTTGTTAGATGGCATTTACGACTAGAGTATTTTGCTTATGAAACATTGCAAGATTTGAGGATTTCCAAACTATTTGAGATTATTGTTGACTATCCTGATAG CTCTCCTGCAATCGAAGACTTGAAGCAGTGCCTTGACTATACTGGACAGCATTCTAAACTTGTGGAGTCTTTTATTTCTGCATTGAGATATCGCTTGCTCACTGCAGGTGCCTCAACCAATGATATATTGCATCAGTATGTTTCGACTATTAAAGCACTGCGGACAATTGACCCGGCTGGTGTCTTTCTTGAAGCTGTTGGTGAACCAATAAAAGACTATTTAAGGGGTAGAAAAGATACAATAAAATGCATTGTCACCATGCTCACTGATGGGACTGGTGGGAATCCAAATGGATCTGGAATTACTGGCGATAGTCTTCTTGAAGAATTAAATAGGGATGAGGAAAGTCAGGAGAATGTTGGTGCTGATGATGATTTCAACACAGATGACAAGCAGGCATGGGTCAATGCTGCAAG CTGGGTGCCTGATCCTGTCGAGGCTGATCCATTGAAGGGCAGCAGGAATCAAAGGAAGGTTGACATACTAGGGATGATTGTCGGCATAATTGGTTCAAAAGACCAACTTGTCAATGAATACCGTGTTATGCTGGCTGAAAAGCTTCTCAACAAATCTGATTATGATATTGACTCGGAAATACGTACTTTAGAACTCCTCAAG ATACATTTTGGAGAGAGTAGTATGCAAAGGTGTGAAATTATGCTTAACGATCTTATTGATTCCAAGAGGACAAACCACAATATTAAAGCAACAATTAAGTCAGCTCAAACAG GTTCAGAACCAGCAGAAACAGGGGCATCCATGGATATCCTTAATGCTACAATCCTATCTTCAAATTTTTGGCCTCCAATCCAG GATGAGGCTCTTAATGTACCTGAACCTGTAAACCAGCTACTCACTGATTATGCAAAAAGATTCCATGAAATCAAGACCCCTCGTAAGCTACTCTGGAAGAAAAATCTTGGAACAGTCAAG TTGGAGTTGCAATTTGAAGATAGAACATTGCAGTTAAGCGTGGCTCCCATACATGCTGCAATTATCATGCAATTTCAAGACCAAACAAG TTGGACCTCAAATAGGCTTGCTACTGTTATTGGAGTACCTGTGGATGTGTTGAATCGGAGGATAAATTTTTGGATAAGCAAG AAGTTTATAATGGGCATGCTCACCAATTTCGGCAGCATGGCATTGGATCGCATTCACAATACTCTCAAG ATGTTTTGCGTAGCTGATCCTCCTTACGACAAGTCACTCCAACAATTGCAAAGCTTTTTATCAGGTCTAGTTTCTGAAGAGAAGTTAGAACTTAGAGATGGGATGTACTTCTTGAAGAAGTAA
- the LOC7498184 gene encoding anaphase-promoting complex subunit 2 isoform X2: MEESTLSLVSNLEILDTLSADSVQEIVGSYGSFCSATLSLLHGGDASDLFSHVQILCKHGLLSLVRDFFLKSLEEAFERNLASKFWRHFDCYSNVGANYEIELQQVLCIALEEISLEKQYQEKCLLLLVRALLLEGKTDSDVEREYLFSKYQLMVSSVLMASLPRHFPELLHWYFKGRLEELSTIMDGEFNGGDDDASQDKDDMDLDEMGKMLHRNGAMDIDESCLQGKFTENNNLVKNIGKVVRDLRSLGFTSMTEDAYASAIFLLLKAKVHDLAGDDYRASVLGSINEWIKDVPLQFLHALLAYLGETTSYYSPSPGHRSPLASHPSACYPAINAPSEGLVRWHLRLEYFAYETLQDLRISKLFEIIVDYPDSSPAIEDLKQCLDYTGQHSKLVESFISALRYRLLTAGASTNDILHQYVSTIKALRTIDPAGVFLEAVGEPIKDYLRGRKDTIKCIVTMLTDGTGGNPNGSGITGDSLLEELNRDEESQENVGADDDFNTDDKQAWVNAASWVPDPVEADPLKGSRNQRKVDILGMIVGIIGSKDQLVNEYRVMLAEKLLNKSDYDIDSEIRTLELLKIHFGESSMQRCEIMLNDLIDSKRTNHNIKATIKSAQTGSEPAETGASMDILNATILSSNFWPPIQDEALNVPEPVNQLLTDYAKRFHEIKTPRKLLWKKNLGTVKLELQFEDRTLQLSVAPIHAAIIMQFQDQTSWTSNRLATVIGVPVDVLNRRINFWISKGILTESLGKDLNDHVFTLVEGIVDAGKNSGNTGSCEELLGGDEEGERSVASVEDQIRKEMTIYELNSALKEPAVKDMVFLLWIRVGGLNSSKIRKNISTFLLILTAVYHFRHIFNCHKLVQL; the protein is encoded by the exons ATGGAAGAATCAACTCTATCATTAGTAAGCAATCTAGAAATTCTAGACACACTCAGCGCTGATTCAGTTCAAGAAATTGTTGGCAGCTATGGCAGTTTCTGTTCCGCCACCCTATCTCTTCTCCACGGAGGCGACGCCTCCGATCTCTTCTCCCACGTTCAAATCCTCTGCAAGCACGGCCTCCTTTCTCTCGTTCGCGATTTCTTTCTCAAGTCACTAGAG GAAGCTTTCGAGAGAAACCTAGCGTCAAAATTTTGGCGgcattttgattgttatagCAATGTAGGAGCTAATTATGAAATTGAGTTGCAGCAAGTTTTGTGCATAGCACTTGAAGAGATTTCGTTAGAGAAACAGTATCAGGAGAAGTGTTTGTTACTGTTAGTTCGTGCTTTATTACTGGAAGGAAAAACTGATTCTGATGTCGAAAGAGAATATCTTTTTTCCAAGTATCAATTGATGGTTTCTTCAGTTCTAATGGCTAGTCTTCCTCGCCATTTTCCTG AACTACTACACTGGTATTTTAAGGGAAGGCTGGAGGAGCTGAGTACAATAATGGATGGAGAGTTtaatggtggtgatgatgatgctTCTCAAGATAAAGATGACATGGATTTAGATGAGATGGGGAAAATGTTACATAGGAATGGTGCGATGGATATTGATGAAAGCTGCCTACAAGGGAAATTTACAGAGAATAACAATTTAGTGAAGAATATTGGAAAGGTTGTACGTGACCTCAGAAGTCTTGGATTCACATCTATGACTGAAGATGCCTATGCTTCAGCCATCTTTTTGCTTCTGAAG GCTAAAGTACATGATCTGGCCGGCGACGATTACAGGGCTTCAGTTTTGGGCTCCATTAATGAGTGGATCAAG GATGTGCCTCTCCAATTCTTGCATGCACTCCTTGCTTATCTTGGTGAGACTACTAGCTATTATAGCCCTTCACCAGGTCACAGGTCACCTCTTGCTTCTCACCCTTCAGCTTGTTATCCTGCAATTAATGCTCCCTCTGAAGGACTTGTTAGATGGCATTTACGACTAGAGTATTTTGCTTATGAAACATTGCAAGATTTGAGGATTTCCAAACTATTTGAGATTATTGTTGACTATCCTGATAG CTCTCCTGCAATCGAAGACTTGAAGCAGTGCCTTGACTATACTGGACAGCATTCTAAACTTGTGGAGTCTTTTATTTCTGCATTGAGATATCGCTTGCTCACTGCAGGTGCCTCAACCAATGATATATTGCATCAGTATGTTTCGACTATTAAAGCACTGCGGACAATTGACCCGGCTGGTGTCTTTCTTGAAGCTGTTGGTGAACCAATAAAAGACTATTTAAGGGGTAGAAAAGATACAATAAAATGCATTGTCACCATGCTCACTGATGGGACTGGTGGGAATCCAAATGGATCTGGAATTACTGGCGATAGTCTTCTTGAAGAATTAAATAGGGATGAGGAAAGTCAGGAGAATGTTGGTGCTGATGATGATTTCAACACAGATGACAAGCAGGCATGGGTCAATGCTGCAAG CTGGGTGCCTGATCCTGTCGAGGCTGATCCATTGAAGGGCAGCAGGAATCAAAGGAAGGTTGACATACTAGGGATGATTGTCGGCATAATTGGTTCAAAAGACCAACTTGTCAATGAATACCGTGTTATGCTGGCTGAAAAGCTTCTCAACAAATCTGATTATGATATTGACTCGGAAATACGTACTTTAGAACTCCTCAAG ATACATTTTGGAGAGAGTAGTATGCAAAGGTGTGAAATTATGCTTAACGATCTTATTGATTCCAAGAGGACAAACCACAATATTAAAGCAACAATTAAGTCAGCTCAAACAG GTTCAGAACCAGCAGAAACAGGGGCATCCATGGATATCCTTAATGCTACAATCCTATCTTCAAATTTTTGGCCTCCAATCCAG GATGAGGCTCTTAATGTACCTGAACCTGTAAACCAGCTACTCACTGATTATGCAAAAAGATTCCATGAAATCAAGACCCCTCGTAAGCTACTCTGGAAGAAAAATCTTGGAACAGTCAAG TTGGAGTTGCAATTTGAAGATAGAACATTGCAGTTAAGCGTGGCTCCCATACATGCTGCAATTATCATGCAATTTCAAGACCAAACAAG TTGGACCTCAAATAGGCTTGCTACTGTTATTGGAGTACCTGTGGATGTGTTGAATCGGAGGATAAATTTTTGGATAAGCAAG GGAATTCTTACAGAATCACTGGGCAAAGACTTGAATGATCATGTATTTACCCTAGTGGAAGGCATTGTCGATGCTGGCAAAAACAGTGGCAATACTGGTAGTTGTGAGGAGTTGTTAGGAGGTGATGAGGAGGGAGAGAGATCTGTAGCCTCTGTCGAGGACCAGATACGCAAGGAAATGACCATCTACGAG TTGAACTCAGCCCTTAAAGAGCCTGCTGTTAAGGATATGGTCTTTCTCCTGTGGATTCGGGTCGGAGGTCTAAATTCCTCTAAGATTAGGAAGAATATATCTACTTTCCTTCTCATCCTAACTGCAGTTTATCATTTCAGACACATTTTTAATTGTCATAAACTGGTTCAGCTGTAA